AACGGGCGCTGCTGAAGGATCTGTCGCCGGACGCGCTGCCCGACCCCGGCGAGGCGTACTTCGCGGCGCTCGGTGCTCGGGTCATGAATCGCATCGCCGCGATCGACGATCACGACGCGTCCTTGAACGCGCGGCCCTCGTGGCGGCAGGGGTTCTTCGACGCTTTGAGAGTCCGGCCGATGGCGTTTGGAATTCCGGCTGCGGTCGCCGTCGCCCTGGTGGCGGTGCTCGTGGTGCGCCCCACCTCGCGCATCCCCGGGCTCGACTGGGAGGCGCTCGACACGAACGCGGTCGCCGCGGAGGCGAAGCGGCTCGACCCATCCCGCGCGCTGATGATGCCGAGCGATCTCGACGCGTCGGGGACGGGTGAACCGGCCGCCGAACTCGAGGATTCCGCACTCGACATCACGTTCGATTTCGACGACATCGACGCGACGGTCGCGGGCGTCGCGCCGCCGTTCGTACCGGTAACGGACCTGTCGGGTGCGGCGCTCTCCGACGAGGAACTGACGGAATTGCGCACGCGCGTGAGCGAGGCGCTGGATTCGCTGAAAATCTGACATCGATCTTTCAGGCGAGGAGACGACGATGAGAACGAAATCGAAATTTCTGGCGGGCGCTCTGATGGGAATCGTGGCGCTGGTGTTCGCGGCGAACGCGGCGGTCGCGCAGGACGATGGCGAGGATCGCGATCGCGTCTGGAAGCAGATGGAGACCATGCGGATCCTGAAGCTCACCGAGGTGCTGGAGCCCAGCGACGAGCAACTCGCGAAGATCATCCCCGTCGTGAAATCGTATGCCGAGGCGCAGCGGACGAAGATGGCCGAGCGTGATGCGATCCTTCGGGAGTTGGAAGGGATGGGAAAGACGGGCGCGAGCCCCGAATCCACTGCGGTTCGGGCGAACATCAAAAAAATTCTGGAGATCGAAAACGCCATGATGGGCGTTCGGCGCACGCACTACGATCAGATGGAAAAACTGCTCGACGCCCGCCAGATGGCCCGCTACATGCTCTTCGAAGTGCGCTTTCACGACGAGGTGCAGGGATTCATGAGCGACCTGAAGCGTCGCCACGATCGACGAATGCGCCGTTACATGCGCGGCGGACCGGGCGGGGACGGCGAAGGGTCGCCCGACGGCGCTCCCCCACCCGAACCGAAGTGAGTCAGCGCCGCCTTCGGAGCCGGTCGACGAATCTTGCCAAGTCCGCGAAAAAAGGCGAAATTCGGTCGCGTGATCGGCACCACCTTGCAGGCACATCTTTTCGTCGTCATTGAGGCGTGATGGACAAGGTTCTCGAGCAGCTCGAATTCTCGTTCTGGGACCGGCTTGCCATGGGCCGGGTCGAGCCGTTCGGGATGCATTTGTTCGAGCTCATCCACGTCGTTCTCTTCGCGGTGATCGTGCTCTGGATGCTCAAGGTCATCCTGAACACGCTCGTGCTGCTCAAGAGGCCGTCGAAATCCGACTTGCTCAACCTGCCTTCGTCGCTGCGCGTCGAGCGCGTGCAGTGCTCCAGTTGCCAATGGATCGGCCACTTGCCGCTTCGCGGTCGCAAGTGTCCGTCGTGCGGCGGCGACAGCTTCGTCGCCCCGTAATCTCCGTCAAAACTCCACGCGGATGTACACGGCCTGCGGCACGAGCTGGTAGGTTTCGTAAAAGGTCTCCAAATCCAGATTCTCCGCATCGAGGACAAACTCACTCGCCGTGGGGTCCGTGGACCACAAATCGGGCTGCTCGCCGAACGTGGAATTGAGCGTCCCGGCGCGAAAGTCGCGTCCCAAAACGAGCGATCCGCGAAATCGGTTGCTCTCAACGCCGAGAATTGGGGCGCCGCCGGAAATCGGCCGAAAGAAAAAGTCGCTGGAAAGCGCCGGCTCCGCCGGTTCGTTGGTCGGTTCCGCGGCGCTCGCGGGGATGGGGGGCGCGTCGAATCGGTCACCGCCCGAAAAACTCCAACGGAGAAATTTTTCGAAGGAGGACTGCGAGTCGAGAATCGGTCCGCTCCACGAACGCGGCAGAATCCCGATAAATTTTTTCGTGACCGCGAACAGCCGAATCGGTTTTTCCTCTTCCTTTTCGTTCGCCTCGCCATCGTCCGCTTTCGAGTTCGAGGCGAACGCGATGATCGCGAGAGTGCCGAGCGCAAGGACCACAATTCGAAGAGAGCGCGTCGTCATGCGGCTTCAGCTCGGCTCGTTCGTTCGGCCCGTCGATCCAGCTCGCATTGTCCCGAATCCGAGCCCGATCCGGCCACGTCTTGACGCGATCAGGGCTCGTCGACCTCGATCTCGATATCGATCTCGGGCGGCTTGGGAATGTCCGAAGGCCAATGGAAGTGGAACAGGGATTCGAGCTGCTTGATGTAGTCGGCGAACCGCTCGGCGTCGCCGGATCGGAACGAAATGATCTTCACGCCCGCGCCGTATGGATGATCGAAATCGTCGGCGTCGCATTCGAAACTGGTGACGACTTCGACGAGGCAGCGCAGCGGATCGAGCAGTCCCGAGCCCTGCAAATCGACCTCGTACTGCGCGCCGACCGGAAGCGGCGAACCGGTGCGGATGTACAGCCCTTCGGCGGAGATGTCCTGTGTGGCCGCGTCGAGCAGATCCATCACGTCGTCGTTCGACACGACGAGCGAGTCCGCGAAGCGCCGGTGCGCGCGGCGTTCGTACTCGCGGCGCATCAGCGATTCGATGTAGGCGCCATACTCTTCCGGGGGATTATTGAGACGCACCCCCAGATGCCAGCGGTTCCGGGAGAGCTTGGGCAATTCGCGACGCCACACGAGATGACCGGCGAGCTTGAGCGTCTTGTGCTCGGGGACGTTGAGGGAAATCGCGAGCGCGTCGCCCAGCGCGATGTCGCGATTGCAGGTCATCCCCATGCCGCCTTTCGCGACGTCCACGATGAACCCGAGAAACTGGACATATCCATGCTGGACGACGGCCAGGAGGTTCTTGGACACGCGAACCTGACGACGATGATCGGAGCCGGACATCGACAACCTCAACGAAAAAGCAATGGCGATTGCTTAACCCAAGCGACCGGTGGTGGCAAGAACGGACGGCGTCCGTCCGGAACAACCCCGCGTTTTGATCGGGCGTTCGGATTTGAACGGATCTTCAAAAAGTCTTTACAGATCCGGGCAAGTCTCCGAATATGCCCATTCCGAACCGGCGGGCTGCCGGTTCGCGGATCGACGGGTCCTACGAGATGCCCAAGACCACGTTCGGCCAGTTGCCCGATCGGCAGAAGAAGAAAATCGTGCGGGTCTGCACGCGACTGTTCGCCACGCACGGCTACGCCCACACCAGCCTGAAGATGATCAACAAGGACCTGCGCGTCGCCGACGGCTATCTCTACTACTACTTCGACGGCAAGGAAGACCTGACGAAGTGGGTCATCGATCGCGGTTTGGAGATCGCGCAGGAGCACTTCGAAAAGCACGTCACCGAAAAAAAGCCGGAAGGTCTTTACGAATTCTACAAGCTCGCCGTGCTGCAGGGCGTCCGGTTCATCCGCGACTTTCCGGACCTCTACGGGGCGTATTCGCAACTCGTGAACGAGCCGAATTTGCCGCTCGCGGACTGGCTGGCCGAGAAGATCGCGTGGATCGACGGCTACTATCGGGAAGCGATTGATCGTGAAGTCGAACAGGGTCGCGTGCGCTCCGACCTCCCGCCCAATCTGGTCGTGATGCTTCTCGACGTGGTCAACACGCGAATCCAGGAATTCGTCTTTCGGCCCGAACTCGACCCCCTCGGCGTGGCCTCGATGGAAGAAGACGCGCTCGCGGAACTGGTTGACAAACTGATCGCCGTTTTCCGGCGCGGCCTGCGCCCCGCGTCGGGTGCGTGAACGATCCAAGGCCGTGGAAAAACGGGCGTTTCGAAGGCGCTTCCAAAGGTTGACGCTCGTAGGGAAACCACGTTAAATCACGCGGGCGCAACGGGTGCGCGTTTCGCGCCGTCGCCCGCTCAACGTCGGCATGAGACCCGGTGATCGGTATGAGTTTCGGTGGGAAATGAGTCCGCTCCGGTCGGACGAGGGGGATTCCGTGGCTTTTCGTATCGAGAAATGCGTGTCGTTCCGCGTGACGCTCGCCGCGATCATCGTGGCGGTCGCGGCGGTGTGCGTTCTTTCCGTAACCGCCGACACCGCCGAGGCGCAGGTTCTGAACCCGAATCGTCACGTCTACGACAAAAACATCTACTACTTCCAGCCGCCGTCGGACGGCAGCGGTCTGATCGTCACATGGGGTTCGGAACCGATCGGCAACTTCGGCATCCACGCGGGCGCAATGGTCGACTACGCGCACCGGCCGATGGAATACACGGACCCGCAGGACAAGGTGAAAACCGTCATCTACAACCAGACGGCGGTCAACGGGATGTTCGGCGTCGGCCTGTGGCACGCGATCAACGTCAGCGGGGCGTTTGTGCAGGTGCCGTCGCGATCATTCAATTCGCGCTACCAGGACATCTACGAGTGGAAGGAAGCCGTTACGGGCGACGCCCGCGTCGCGGCCAAATACATGTTGTTCAACCGGCGCGAGGACGGCATGGGCATCGCCCTCGTCGGCGAACTCGGAATCCCGACGGGCGAGGAAGAAAACTTCGTCTCCGACGAGCAGATGACCTTCCTGCCGCGCCTCGTCATCGACTGGGGCAACGAGTGGTACACGCTCGCCCTCAACGGCGGCTACAAGCTTTACACGGAAGAGATCGACGGCGGCCTCTTCCGGATTCCGACCGGCAACGAATTCGTGGGCAGCGCGGGCGTGACCTTCCGCATGTTCCGGGTGCTGGAGCTCGTCGGCGACTACCAGATGCGCATGTACGAGGGCGAGAGCGACATGTCGAAGGCTTATATGGAAGCTTTCGGAGCGATCCGTACCACGTTTTTCGTGAACAACCCGCTGCGCTTCACCTTCGGCGGATCGGCGGGGCTCACGGACGGCGTCGGCACGCCGATTTCGCGCGTGTACGGCGGATTCAGCTTCTTCTTCCGGGAAATCGGCAGGCCGCGCTGACGCGATCCCAAGTCCGCGAGTCAAGAAGCCCCGGCGACGGATCGTCGGGGCTTTTTACATGCGCTCACGCAATGTTTCGAGCCCGGCGAGTAGCCGCGTGGCGCCGACCTCGAATCCCTTGTACAGCGCGGCGGTCTGCTTGAGGTTCATGATCGCCTGATTCTCGCGCGAGAGCCCGTCGTATTCGAAGACGGTGTTCGTGAGCAACAGGGATGTGTTGCACAGCGGCGTGAGCAGCGCGTCGAGTTCGCGCGCGACGGGAAGCGCCACCCGGTCGGCCCGCTCGCAAGCGGCGAGTGCCGCCTCGATCGCTCCAACGCGTTTGGCGGGTTTCTTCAGGCGGGACGACGTCTTTTCGAGCACGGCCAACAAATCCGTCGAAGCCTTCAGGAGATCGCGCGTTCGTTCGATTGCGTGCCCGAGGCGCCCGAGAAACGCCTCTTCGTCGAAGGACTTCGCCGCGGCCAGCGATGCGATGCGATCGGTGAGATTTGCGTCCAGGGTGGGGAGCGTCGCGAGCACGTCGGCCAGAGGACGGTGGACGAAGCCCGCGATGTGCGCTCCGCCCTCGGTGCAGTTGTAGGCGGTGCGCCCAAGGCTCGTCACGGCCGAGACATTTTTCTCGAACCACATGAGGTAGTTGCGAAAATTCGCCCGCGTGAGAACGCGCTCGCCGTGCCAACCGGGAATCCAGGAGAATCCCCGACGCGACAACTCTTCATCGTCGTTCAGCGACTCGCGCACCGCGTCGGGCACGTCCTGGCCGGGCAGGGCGCCGACGCCCGTCGCGTGCATCGCCCCGTCCGGAGAAAATGCGAGATCCTGTCCAACGAGGATGACGGGGTCGCACCCCAGATGCGCGGCGAAAGAGAACGCAGTCGTCGCCACGGACCCGCCGACCGCGATCTCGTCTCCCTTTCGTTCGACGGCCTCGGTAAGCCAGCCGAAACTCGCCGGCCGCCCCGTGTACCCGAACTTCGCGCGAAACGGCAGCTCCCAGAGCGCGGGGAAGGAATTCAGGTTCAGGACTCCGAAGGTCTTCGGAAGAAATTCGACGCCCTCGAACTGAAAACGAATGTCGTTGCTCTCAAGGGCGACCGCGAAGTCGGCAACGATTCCGAGGCGGTCGAGCTTTTTCAACGCCGTGCCCACCGCGATCACCAACACGCGGTCGCGGTGGGCGGCCAGATGCGTGATGTTGTGGTCGAGCGATGGTCCCGCCGCGACGATCACCGCCGGGATGCCGCCGAACCGGTCGAAGAGTCGTGCGACGCCGGCGCTGCGTGCGTATGTCGGGAAATTGCGCACGGCATAGTCGAACCAAGTCCCCATCTTCACGAGCATCGTTTGCGAAAGCAAAAATGAATCGTTGACGAGCGTATTGATGCGCGCCTGAAAGTCCGCGTATGCCTCGGGATACGCCTTGGGATAGGCCGGCGCGGGGATGACCGCGAGATTCGGCTCCATCCGTTCGCGAAAATTCATCTGAAAGTAGAACTTGTCCAGGCGCGTCGTGAATCGGATACGTCCGCTTCGCGCCGATTCGACGAAGTCGTTCGTCCCGAGCGTGGCGGACAACACCCGTGCGTCGGGTTCGTAAACGTACACCTGCTCGAATCCCGCATCGAGCGCCGCCCGTGCGAGATAACCGCCCGCACTGCCGAAGACCGCGCAGATGGGCGCGATGTCGCCGCTGATGCCGGCGCGGTACTGTCCGATCGCCGTTTCGGCTTCACGTCGCGGCTCGTATCGGCTGCACAGCCAACGCCCCGACGCGACAACCGAATCTTGGCCCGACCGCGTGGGGACGAGACGGACGTCGTCATCGGGAGGCGCCAAAGCGCGAAGGTGATCCGCGGTCACGATATCCGCGGCTACGAGCGCA
This DNA window, taken from Deltaproteobacteria bacterium, encodes the following:
- a CDS encoding PilZ domain-containing protein yields the protein MSKNLLAVVQHGYVQFLGFIVDVAKGGMGMTCNRDIALGDALAISLNVPEHKTLKLAGHLVWRRELPKLSRNRWHLGVRLNNPPEEYGAYIESLMRREYERRAHRRFADSLVVSNDDVMDLLDAATQDISAEGLYIRTGSPLPVGAQYEVDLQGSGLLDPLRCLVEVVTSFECDADDFDHPYGAGVKIISFRSGDAERFADYIKQLESLFHFHWPSDIPKPPEIDIEIEVDEP
- a CDS encoding TetR/AcrR family transcriptional regulator; this encodes MPIPNRRAAGSRIDGSYEMPKTTFGQLPDRQKKKIVRVCTRLFATHGYAHTSLKMINKDLRVADGYLYYYFDGKEDLTKWVIDRGLEIAQEHFEKHVTEKKPEGLYEFYKLAVLQGVRFIRDFPDLYGAYSQLVNEPNLPLADWLAEKIAWIDGYYREAIDREVEQGRVRSDLPPNLVVMLLDVVNTRIQEFVFRPELDPLGVASMEEDALAELVDKLIAVFRRGLRPASGA
- a CDS encoding motility associated factor glycosyltransferase family protein produces the protein MAEPSAPGVNDAPGSGPTAYFDHGLFRRNLDALVAADIVTADHLRALAPPDDDVRLVPTRSGQDSVVASGRWLCSRYEPRREAETAIGQYRAGISGDIAPICAVFGSAGGYLARAALDAGFEQVYVYEPDARVLSATLGTNDFVESARSGRIRFTTRLDKFYFQMNFRERMEPNLAVIPAPAYPKAYPEAYADFQARINTLVNDSFLLSQTMLVKMGTWFDYAVRNFPTYARSAGVARLFDRFGGIPAVIVAAGPSLDHNITHLAAHRDRVLVIAVGTALKKLDRLGIVADFAVALESNDIRFQFEGVEFLPKTFGVLNLNSFPALWELPFRAKFGYTGRPASFGWLTEAVERKGDEIAVGGSVATTAFSFAAHLGCDPVILVGQDLAFSPDGAMHATGVGALPGQDVPDAVRESLNDDEELSRRGFSWIPGWHGERVLTRANFRNYLMWFEKNVSAVTSLGRTAYNCTEGGAHIAGFVHRPLADVLATLPTLDANLTDRIASLAAAKSFDEEAFLGRLGHAIERTRDLLKASTDLLAVLEKTSSRLKKPAKRVGAIEAALAACERADRVALPVARELDALLTPLCNTSLLLTNTVFEYDGLSRENQAIMNLKQTAALYKGFEVGATRLLAGLETLRERM